The following are encoded in a window of Vigna unguiculata cultivar IT97K-499-35 chromosome 8, ASM411807v1, whole genome shotgun sequence genomic DNA:
- the LOC114195157 gene encoding ankyrin repeat-containing protein NPR4-like: MELLRKIWTEVGKQKTKEIVPLITRPSAVLFDAIESGNDDEVIWCFMESVAIFTALKDSNGRNLMHLFLLYRRLDIFNSFINDKKQDLVRAMDKEGNNVLHLAALLPLEFKSFSGLSAKIQMQRELGWFEDAERSVPDELRSMRNKKGKTPIDVFYDEHNQLSKDIKESAKGIADSGMVVATLVATVAFAAALTVPGNKNSVWFIVFIVTNAIALFTSSASILSFLSNFTSSRFANTEFVMSLHPSLTFGPELLIISVAAMVVAFIAASFLIFDHTTKWVSYAVTPMGFFPLLVFIVFQSKLCDDSYWSKYYRPKLR, encoded by the exons ATGGAATTGCTGAGGAAGATTTGGACTGAAGTTGGAAAACAGAAAACCAAAGAGATTGTGCCATTGATTACTCGACCATCCGCAGTGTTGTTTGATGCAATCGAATCAGGAAACGATGACGAAGTAATATGGTGTTTTATGGAGAGTGTTGCAATATTCACAGCTTTAAAGGACTCTAATGGACGAAACCTAATGCATTTGTTTCTTCTATATCGACGTTTGGACATCTTTAATTCgtttataaatgataaaaaacaaGATTTAGTACGAGCAATGGATAAGGAAGGTAACAACGTCCTACACTTGGCTGCGCTTTTGCCCCTTGAATTCAAATCATTCTCAGGTTTAAGTGCAAAAATTCAAATGCAAAGAGAGCTCGGTTGGTTCGAG GATGCGGAGAGAAGTGTTCCTGATGAATTAAGGAGTATGAGAAACAAGAAGGGAAAGACACCCATTGATGTATTTTATGACGAACACAATCAGTTATCTAAAGATATCAAAGAATCTGCCAAAGGAATAGCAGATTCAGGGATGGTAGTGGCAACACTTGTTGCAACTGTAGCATTTGCAGCTGCTCTCACGGTTCCTGGTAATAAGAACAGTGTCTGGTTCATTGTCTTCATCGTCACAAATGCAATCGCATTGTTTACTTCTTCTGCATCCATACTCTCTTTCTTGTCAAATTTCACTTCTTCAAGATTCGCAAACACTGAATTTGTCATGTCACTACATCCCAGCTTGACTTTTGGACCTGAGTTACTAATCATATCTGTTGCTGCTATGGTTGTGGCTTTCATTGCAGCATCCTTTCTGATATTTGATCACACAACAAAATGGGTTTCTTATGCAGTGACTCCAATGGGATTTTTCCCATTGCTTGTGTTTATTGTCTTTCAATCTAAGTTATGCGACGACTCCTATTGGTCTAAATACTATCGTCCCAAACTTCGGTAA